Proteins encoded in a region of the Vibrio ponticus genome:
- a CDS encoding valine--tRNA ligase, giving the protein MEKTYNPTSIEQALYQTWEEQGYFKPHGDTTKEAYSIMIPPPNVTGSLHMGHAFQDTIMDTLIRCERMKGKNTLWQVGTDHAGIATQMVVERKIAAEEGKTKHDYGREAFIDKIWEWKGESGGTITKQLRRLGASVDWDRERFTMDDGLSNAVQEVFVRLYEDDLIYRGKRLVNWDPKLHTAISDLEVENKDTKGNMWHFRYPLADGVKTADGKDYIVVATTRPETMLGDTGVAVNPEDPRYKDLIGKEIILPIVNRRILIVGDEHADMEKGTGCVKITPAHDFNDYEVGKRHQLPMINILTFDANIRDAAEVFNTNGEASDVYGTELPAKYHGMERFAARKAIVAEFDELGLLEEIKDHDLQVPYGDRGGVVIEPMLTDQWYVRTAPLAKTAVEAVENGDIQFVPKQYENMYFSWMRDVQDWCISRQLWWGHRIPAWYDNQGNVYVGRSEDEVRQNNNLESVIELHQDEDVLDTWFSSALWTFGTQGWPEQTDDLKVFHPSDVLVTGFDIIFFWVARMIMMTMHFVKDENGKPQVPFKTVYVTGLIRDENGDKMSKSKGNVLDPIDMIDGIDLESLVEKRCGNMMQPQLAAKIEKNTRKTFENGIEAYGTDALRFTLAAMASTGRDINWDMKRLEGYRNFCNKLWNASRYVMMNTEEQDCGFNGGEIEYSLADKWIESQFELAAKSFNNHIDNFRLDMAANTLYEFIWNQFCDWYLELTKPVLWKGTEAQQRGTRRTLITVLEKTLRLAHPVIPYITETIWQSIKPLVEGVEGETIMLQALPQYDEANFNQEALDDIEWVKAFITSIRNLRAEYDINPGKPLEVMLKADEKDAARLEANKQVLMSLAKLESVRVLAAGEETPACATALVAKSELMIPMAGLIDKDAELARLDGEIKKTHGEIKRLEGKLGNEGFVAKAPEAVVAQEREKLVGYQETLAKLEEQKATIAAL; this is encoded by the coding sequence ATGGAAAAAACATACAACCCAACTTCAATCGAACAAGCTCTGTATCAGACTTGGGAAGAGCAAGGCTACTTCAAGCCACACGGTGACACGACTAAAGAAGCTTACAGCATCATGATCCCGCCACCGAACGTCACTGGTAGCCTACATATGGGCCACGCGTTCCAAGATACGATCATGGATACTCTTATCCGTTGTGAGCGTATGAAGGGCAAAAACACCCTTTGGCAAGTGGGTACTGACCACGCTGGTATCGCAACTCAAATGGTTGTTGAGCGTAAGATTGCGGCTGAAGAAGGTAAAACAAAACACGATTACGGTCGTGAAGCTTTCATCGACAAAATCTGGGAATGGAAAGGCGAGTCTGGCGGTACTATCACTAAACAGCTACGTCGCCTTGGTGCATCTGTAGACTGGGATCGTGAGCGCTTTACGATGGATGATGGTCTATCAAACGCGGTGCAAGAAGTTTTCGTACGCCTATACGAAGATGACCTTATCTACCGTGGTAAGCGTCTAGTTAACTGGGACCCGAAACTGCACACGGCTATCTCTGATCTTGAAGTTGAGAACAAAGATACTAAAGGCAATATGTGGCACTTCCGCTACCCACTAGCAGACGGCGTTAAGACAGCTGACGGCAAAGACTACATCGTAGTTGCAACGACTCGTCCTGAAACCATGCTAGGCGACACTGGTGTTGCGGTTAACCCTGAAGACCCTCGCTACAAAGACCTAATTGGTAAAGAAATTATTCTTCCTATCGTTAATCGTCGCATCCTAATCGTGGGCGATGAGCACGCGGATATGGAGAAAGGTACTGGTTGTGTGAAAATCACACCTGCGCACGACTTCAATGACTACGAAGTGGGTAAGCGCCACCAGCTACCAATGATCAACATTCTGACTTTCGATGCCAACATCCGTGATGCGGCTGAAGTATTCAATACTAACGGCGAAGCGTCTGATGTTTACGGTACTGAGCTACCTGCGAAATACCACGGTATGGAGCGTTTTGCTGCACGTAAAGCAATCGTGGCTGAATTCGATGAGCTAGGTCTACTAGAAGAGATCAAAGATCACGACCTACAAGTCCCTTACGGCGACCGTGGCGGCGTGGTTATTGAACCAATGCTAACAGACCAATGGTACGTACGTACTGCACCGCTAGCGAAAACTGCCGTTGAAGCGGTTGAAAACGGCGACATCCAGTTCGTACCTAAGCAATACGAAAACATGTACTTCTCTTGGATGCGTGACGTTCAAGACTGGTGTATCTCTCGTCAGCTATGGTGGGGTCACCGCATCCCTGCATGGTACGACAACCAAGGCAATGTTTACGTAGGTCGCAGTGAAGACGAAGTGCGTCAAAACAACAACCTAGAGTCAGTGATCGAACTACACCAAGACGAAGACGTACTAGATACATGGTTCTCTTCTGCACTTTGGACGTTTGGTACTCAAGGCTGGCCAGAGCAAACTGACGATCTGAAAGTATTCCACCCTTCAGACGTGCTAGTAACTGGCTTTGACATCATCTTCTTCTGGGTTGCGCGCATGATCATGATGACCATGCACTTCGTTAAAGACGAAAACGGCAAACCACAAGTACCATTCAAAACGGTTTACGTTACTGGTCTGATCCGTGACGAAAACGGCGACAAGATGTCTAAGTCGAAAGGTAACGTACTTGACCCTATCGATATGATCGATGGTATCGACCTAGAGTCTCTAGTAGAGAAACGCTGTGGCAACATGATGCAGCCTCAACTAGCAGCGAAGATCGAGAAGAACACGCGTAAGACATTTGAAAACGGTATCGAAGCATACGGTACTGACGCGCTGCGCTTTACACTTGCTGCGATGGCATCAACGGGTCGTGATATCAACTGGGATATGAAACGCCTAGAAGGTTACCGCAACTTCTGTAACAAACTATGGAACGCTAGCCGTTACGTAATGATGAACACAGAAGAGCAAGATTGTGGCTTCAACGGTGGTGAGATTGAATACTCACTAGCGGACAAATGGATCGAGTCTCAGTTTGAACTAGCAGCAAAATCGTTCAACAACCATATCGACAACTTCCGTCTAGATATGGCTGCAAACACGCTGTATGAGTTCATCTGGAACCAATTCTGTGACTGGTACCTAGAGCTAACTAAACCGGTTCTATGGAAAGGCACTGAAGCACAACAACGTGGTACTCGTCGCACGCTAATCACGGTACTTGAGAAGACGCTGCGTCTAGCTCACCCAGTGATCCCTTACATCACAGAAACTATCTGGCAAAGCATCAAGCCACTAGTAGAAGGTGTTGAAGGCGAGACCATCATGCTACAAGCACTACCTCAATACGACGAAGCGAACTTCAACCAAGAAGCGCTAGACGATATCGAGTGGGTGAAAGCGTTCATCACTAGCATCCGTAACCTACGTGCAGAATACGACATCAACCCAGGTAAACCTCTGGAAGTGATGCTGAAAGCTGACGAGAAAGATGCTGCGCGCCTTGAAGCGAACAAGCAAGTACTGATGTCTCTAGCGAAACTAGAATCGGTACGCGTGCTAGCAGCCGGTGAAGAAACACCAGCGTGTGCAACTGCACTAGTGGCTAAGTCTGAGCTGATGATCCCAATGGCGGGTCTGATTGACAAAGATGCTGAGCTTGCTCGTCTTGATGGCGAAATCAAGAAGACACACGGCGAGATCAAACGTCTAGAAGGTAAACTAGGCAACGAAGGTTTCGTTGCTAAAGCGCCTGAAGCGGTTGTTGCTCAAGAGCGTGAAAAGCTCGTTGGCTACCAAGAAACACTAGCGAAACTTGAAGAGCAAAAAGCGACTATCGCTGCACTGTAA
- the rluA gene encoding bifunctional tRNA pseudouridine(32) synthase/23S rRNA pseudouridine(746) synthase RluA yields the protein MAMLEYNPPRDPWVEIVFEDEHILAINKPSGLLSVPGRLPEHHDSAWSRVLETYPDAQVVHRLDMDTSGLMVLAKNKRAESALKKQFQYRLTHKVYYARVWGHVDQSEGVLEFPLICDWENRPRQKVCYETGKPSKTIFQVAKYEENTTIVRLLPVTGRSHQLRVHMQALGHPIVGDEFYSEGEAFSCSDRLALHAAELSFYHPRSHWLRSIFVPCDFYPEAEEMIFNYFDPVRKLPDYKTLPRP from the coding sequence ATGGCAATGCTGGAATACAACCCACCTCGCGATCCTTGGGTTGAGATCGTCTTTGAGGATGAGCATATCTTAGCGATCAACAAACCATCGGGGTTATTGTCTGTACCAGGACGTTTACCTGAGCACCATGATAGTGCTTGGAGTCGTGTGTTAGAAACCTACCCAGATGCACAGGTGGTCCACCGTTTAGATATGGATACGTCAGGGTTAATGGTACTCGCAAAGAACAAACGTGCAGAGAGTGCGTTGAAAAAGCAGTTTCAATACCGTTTAACCCATAAGGTCTACTATGCTCGAGTATGGGGGCATGTCGATCAAAGTGAAGGTGTGCTGGAGTTTCCTCTGATTTGCGATTGGGAAAATAGACCAAGACAAAAGGTCTGTTATGAGACGGGTAAGCCATCGAAAACCATCTTCCAAGTGGCGAAGTATGAAGAGAACACCACTATCGTCAGGTTATTACCTGTCACTGGACGTTCACACCAGTTGCGTGTGCATATGCAGGCGTTAGGGCATCCAATCGTTGGTGATGAGTTTTATTCTGAAGGTGAAGCGTTTAGTTGCTCGGACCGTTTGGCTCTGCATGCTGCTGAGCTAAGCTTTTATCATCCACGCAGTCATTGGCTACGAAGTATTTTTGTACCTTGTGACTTCTATCCGGAAGCAGAAGAGATGATCTTTAACTATTTCGATCCTGTGCGAAAATTACCGGATTACAAAACGCTGCCACGACCATAA
- a CDS encoding D-2-hydroxyacid dehydrogenase, whose product MSLPTVVFLDRSTIPDHIEFPHLPFDHQWVEYDTTEQNQIVERLSQAQIVITNKVVLDRSTLSLLPNLELIAVSATGFNNIDIDYCREAGIAVANVRGYATQSVPEHVIALMFALRRNLMGYHRDIADGEWQRKQQFCFFTHPIGDIAGATLGVIGSGELGQATATLAKALGMNIIFAERKGATNYREGYLPFEQVLMLADVITLHCPLTEETRDLIGTKELAKMKPDALLINTGRGGLVNEQALVDALKTQQVGGAGVDVFSQEPADESNPLLANSHLPNLLLTPHVAWGSDSAIEKLTHILMDNIRAYMDGEEQNRVV is encoded by the coding sequence ATGTCGCTGCCTACTGTTGTCTTTCTTGATCGCTCAACCATCCCAGATCATATTGAGTTTCCTCACCTACCTTTTGACCACCAATGGGTCGAATACGATACCACTGAACAAAATCAGATTGTTGAACGTTTGAGTCAAGCTCAAATCGTGATCACTAACAAAGTCGTGCTGGATCGCAGTACGCTTTCGCTCCTGCCCAATCTCGAGTTAATCGCCGTTTCAGCCACGGGTTTTAACAACATTGATATCGATTACTGTCGCGAAGCAGGTATTGCGGTGGCGAATGTTCGCGGTTACGCGACGCAATCTGTCCCTGAGCATGTTATCGCGCTGATGTTTGCGCTAAGGCGCAATTTGATGGGGTATCACCGCGACATTGCTGACGGAGAATGGCAGCGCAAGCAGCAGTTTTGCTTTTTTACTCATCCGATTGGGGATATCGCTGGTGCAACGCTTGGGGTGATTGGCAGTGGGGAGCTTGGGCAGGCAACGGCGACCTTAGCCAAAGCGCTAGGGATGAACATTATTTTTGCTGAACGTAAAGGGGCGACGAATTACCGAGAAGGTTACTTACCTTTTGAACAGGTGCTGATGCTTGCTGATGTGATTACCTTACATTGCCCGCTTACGGAAGAGACGCGTGATCTGATTGGCACCAAAGAGTTAGCGAAGATGAAGCCTGACGCCTTACTGATCAATACCGGGCGGGGTGGATTAGTTAATGAACAGGCACTTGTGGATGCGTTGAAAACTCAGCAGGTTGGCGGTGCAGGTGTGGATGTATTTAGCCAAGAGCCAGCCGATGAGAGTAACCCACTGTTAGCCAATAGCCATTTACCCAATTTATTGTTAACGCCTCATGTTGCTTGGGGCAGCGATTCCGCGATTGAAAAGTTGACTCATATCTTAATGGACAATATTCGTGCTTACATGGATGGGGAAGAGCAAAACCGTGTGGTTTAA
- the pepA gene encoding leucyl aminopeptidase, producing MEFSVKSGSPEKQRSACIVVGVFEPRRLSPVAEQLDKISDGYISSLLRRGDLEGKPGQMLLLHQVPGVLSERVLLVGCGKERELGERQYKEIIQKTINTLNETGSMEAVCFLTELHVKGRDTYWKVRQAVEATKDGLYTFDQFKTVKPETRRPLRKLVFNVPTRRELNLGERAIAHGLAIASGVKASKDLGNMPPNVANPAYLASQARRLADDYESVTSKIIGEQEMEKLGMTSYLAVGRGSKNESMMSIIEYKGNPDPDAKPIVLVGKGLTFDSGGISIKPSEAMDEMKYDMCGAASVFGAMKALAKLNLPLNVIGVLAGCENMPGSNAYRPGDILTTMSGQTVEVLNTDAEGRLVLCDALTYVERFEPDCVIDVATLTGACVIALGHHISGVLSNHNPLSHELVNASEQASDRAWRLPMADEYHEQLKSPFADMANIGGRAAGTITAGCFLSKFAKKYNWAHIDIAGTAWKSGAAKGSTGRPVSMLVQFLLNRSGQETEE from the coding sequence ATGGAGTTCAGTGTAAAAAGTGGTAGCCCTGAGAAACAACGCAGCGCTTGTATCGTCGTGGGCGTATTCGAGCCACGTCGCCTTTCTCCAGTCGCCGAACAGCTAGATAAGATTAGTGATGGCTACATTAGTTCATTACTACGTCGCGGTGATCTAGAAGGTAAACCAGGTCAGATGCTGTTACTGCATCAAGTACCAGGCGTGCTATCGGAGCGCGTATTGCTTGTTGGTTGCGGTAAAGAGCGTGAGCTTGGCGAACGTCAGTACAAAGAGATCATTCAAAAAACCATCAACACGCTTAACGAGACTGGTTCAATGGAAGCGGTATGTTTCCTAACCGAACTGCACGTTAAAGGGCGCGATACTTACTGGAAAGTACGTCAAGCGGTTGAAGCAACCAAAGATGGTTTATACACGTTTGACCAATTTAAAACGGTTAAGCCAGAAACTCGTCGACCACTGCGCAAACTAGTTTTCAACGTACCAACTCGTCGTGAACTAAACCTTGGTGAGCGCGCTATCGCCCACGGTCTAGCCATCGCTTCTGGCGTTAAAGCATCAAAAGACCTTGGCAACATGCCGCCAAACGTAGCAAACCCTGCCTACCTTGCTTCTCAAGCTCGTCGTCTAGCAGATGACTATGAATCAGTGACCTCTAAGATCATTGGTGAGCAAGAGATGGAAAAACTGGGCATGACTTCATACCTAGCGGTAGGTCGCGGCTCGAAAAATGAATCGATGATGTCGATCATTGAGTACAAAGGCAACCCAGATCCAGATGCAAAACCAATTGTACTTGTCGGTAAGGGTCTAACCTTCGATTCAGGCGGTATTTCTATCAAGCCTAGCGAAGCGATGGATGAGATGAAGTACGACATGTGTGGTGCTGCTTCTGTTTTCGGCGCAATGAAAGCACTTGCGAAGCTAAATCTACCACTAAACGTGATCGGCGTATTAGCAGGTTGTGAAAACATGCCTGGCAGCAATGCTTACCGACCTGGTGATATTCTAACCACCATGTCTGGCCAAACGGTTGAAGTGCTAAACACCGATGCAGAAGGTCGTTTGGTTCTATGTGACGCATTAACTTACGTTGAGCGTTTTGAACCAGACTGTGTTATTGATGTTGCCACGCTAACGGGTGCATGTGTGATTGCACTGGGTCACCATATCAGTGGTGTACTTTCAAACCACAACCCACTCTCTCATGAGCTAGTCAATGCCTCTGAGCAAGCGAGCGATCGCGCATGGCGTCTACCAATGGCGGACGAATACCATGAACAGCTAAAGAGCCCATTTGCTGACATGGCGAATATCGGTGGTCGTGCTGCAGGTACCATCACAGCTGGTTGCTTCCTATCGAAATTTGCTAAGAAGTACAACTGGGCACACATTGATATCGCAGGCACTGCATGGAAATCAGGCGCAGCAAAAGGCTCGACAGGTCGTCCGGTCTCAATGCTAGTCCAATTCCTTTTGAACCGCAGCGGCCAAGAGACAGAAGAATAA
- a CDS encoding DNA polymerase III subunit chi, which yields MQTATFYIIKTDSPQATETGFADYVVFLSQHFARQGAKVYLNCQDKRHAEAIAELFWQVEADKFIAHNLVGEGPRYATNIEIGHQGVKPSWNRQLVINLAENETTFANKFAQVVDFVPCEEKAKQLARERYKIYRQAGYQLQTIEIEHP from the coding sequence ATGCAAACAGCAACTTTCTACATCATCAAAACCGATAGCCCACAAGCAACAGAAACAGGTTTCGCTGATTATGTTGTGTTTCTAAGTCAACACTTTGCCCGTCAAGGAGCTAAAGTATACTTAAACTGCCAAGATAAGCGTCACGCCGAAGCAATTGCAGAACTTTTTTGGCAAGTTGAGGCAGATAAGTTTATTGCGCATAACCTCGTTGGTGAAGGACCACGCTATGCCACTAATATCGAAATCGGTCATCAAGGGGTTAAACCCTCTTGGAACCGTCAATTAGTAATTAATTTGGCGGAAAATGAGACAACCTTTGCGAACAAGTTTGCTCAAGTGGTAGACTTCGTCCCTTGCGAAGAAAAAGCTAAACAGCTCGCACGAGAAAGGTATAAAATCTACCGTCAAGCTGGCTACCAGCTGCAAACGATCGAGATCGAACATCCGTAA
- a CDS encoding PhoH family protein, translated as MGDTDRKLFVLDTNILLHEPLAIFSFQEHDVVIPMTVLEELDRIKDSKRDVARDARVAIRALEALFKDATPDEISEGIPINRDKDSTGHIAILADFELQETIKAFADKAGDNRILNATLYLQNKRAPREVILVTKDINMRLRAKGAGVRFVEDYRSDQLIDDVQYLTKGFQQIEGDFWSNVDQVESKNLAGRTYHTLAREPFEPTYLNQYVIDDESDFVGRVAQIDTDSITLQDLSRERLIHRRAWDITPKNIYQAMALDALLDPEIDLVILTGAAGSGKTLLALAAALEQSIEKNMFDKIIVTRNTPDIGESIGFLPGSEEEKMLPWLAAVTDTLEALHKNDHCTEGSLKYICDKANIQFKSINFMRGRSIQNAFVLLDECQNLTASQIKTIITRCGEGTKIVCSGNLAQIDSHYLTPVTSGLTYMVERFKNFEGSANIHLNGVVRSRLAEFAEENL; from the coding sequence ATGGGTGATACGGACAGAAAACTCTTCGTTCTCGATACCAATATTTTACTTCACGAACCTCTCGCTATTTTTTCTTTCCAAGAACACGACGTGGTTATCCCCATGACAGTGTTAGAAGAGCTCGACCGAATCAAAGACAGTAAGCGCGACGTCGCTCGCGATGCGCGGGTAGCCATCCGCGCCCTAGAAGCCCTCTTCAAAGATGCGACACCGGATGAGATTTCCGAGGGTATTCCGATTAATCGCGACAAAGACAGTACCGGGCATATTGCGATTCTCGCTGACTTTGAACTGCAAGAAACCATCAAAGCTTTTGCCGATAAAGCCGGTGACAATCGCATCCTCAATGCGACGCTCTACTTACAAAATAAACGGGCACCACGAGAAGTCATCTTAGTCACTAAAGACATCAATATGCGCCTTCGAGCCAAAGGTGCTGGAGTGCGTTTTGTTGAAGATTATCGCAGCGACCAATTGATCGATGACGTGCAATATCTCACTAAAGGTTTTCAGCAAATTGAAGGGGATTTTTGGTCCAATGTCGATCAAGTCGAAAGTAAAAACCTCGCAGGCCGAACCTACCACACTCTAGCTCGAGAACCGTTCGAACCCACTTATCTCAATCAATATGTGATTGATGATGAAAGTGACTTTGTCGGTCGTGTGGCACAAATCGACACCGACTCGATTACTTTGCAAGATCTCAGCCGCGAGCGCCTCATTCATCGCCGCGCGTGGGATATCACACCGAAAAATATCTACCAAGCGATGGCGCTTGATGCTCTGCTCGATCCCGAAATTGATTTAGTGATCCTAACCGGGGCGGCGGGAAGTGGTAAGACATTGCTTGCCCTTGCAGCAGCATTAGAACAAAGCATTGAAAAAAACATGTTCGATAAGATCATCGTCACACGTAACACCCCAGATATTGGTGAGTCGATTGGCTTTTTGCCCGGTAGCGAAGAAGAGAAAATGTTGCCATGGCTTGCCGCCGTCACGGATACCTTAGAAGCGCTGCATAAAAACGATCACTGTACCGAAGGCTCGCTCAAATACATCTGCGACAAAGCCAATATTCAGTTTAAGTCGATCAACTTTATGCGTGGTCGCTCAATCCAAAATGCCTTCGTTTTACTCGATGAGTGCCAAAACCTGACCGCCTCGCAAATCAAGACCATCATCACTCGTTGCGGCGAAGGGACTAAGATCGTTTGTTCCGGTAACTTAGCGCAAATTGACTCACACTACCTCACCCCCGTTACCTCGGGCTTAACTTATATGGTGGAGCGATTTAAAAACTTTGAAGGCAGCGCCAATATTCACCTCAACGGCGTCGTGCGTAGCCGCTTAGCTGAGTTTGCCGAAGAGAACCTATAG
- the rapA gene encoding RNA polymerase-associated protein RapA, giving the protein MTFALGQRWISDTESDLGLGTVVALDARTVTLMFAASEENRVYARSDAPVTRVSFNVGDVVESQQGWSLKVEQVVEEQGLLSYIGTREDNDEEVVLREIMLSNQIRFNKPQDKLYAGQIDRMDNFVLRYRALKNQYEQHKSPMRGLCGMRAGLIPHQLYIAHEVGRRHAPRVLLADEVGLGKTIEAGMIIHQQVLAGRAERILIVVPETLQHQWLVEMMRRFNLHFSIFDEERCIEAFAESDNPFDTQQYVLCSLDFLRKSRKRYEQALEGEWDLLVVDEAHHLEWSQDKPSREYQVVEGLAERTPGVLLLTATPEQLGRESHFARLRLLDSDRFYDYQAFVKEEEQYAPVADSVSMLFSGQPLPDDAKNQITELLSEQDVEPLFRIIESNSDEADKAAARQELIDNLMDRHGTGRVLFRNTRAAIKGFPTRNVHLLPMAIPQQYTTSMRVAGMIGGKMSPEARALKNLYPEEIFQEFEGEDSSWWQFDSRVNWLLEKIKDKRSEKILVIASRASTALQLEQALREREGIRATVFHEGMSILERDKAAAYFAQEEGGAQVLICSEIGSEGRNFQFANQLVMFDLPFNPDLLEQRIGRLDRIGQNRDIDIHVPYLEGTSQAILARWFDEGLNAFAETCPTGRSVYDRFSDRLIEILASGSSEGLDEVIEESAQMNKELKAQLEQGRDRLLEMHSNGGERAQEIVEKISATDGDTNLVTFALSLFDTIGLDQDDKGENALVVTPSDHMMVPSYPGLPYEGATITFDRETALSREDMHFISWEHPMIQGGIDLLMSEGVGTAAVSLLKNKALPVGTMLLELVYKVDAQAPKRSGISRFLPQTPIRMMLDGKGNDLSEQVEFESFNRQLSPVGRHIAAKLVTSVQAQVHQLIGAGDKLVESKVEAIRAQAQQEMQVSLNGELERLQALKAVNPNIRDEEIDAIDAQIKELTGYISKAQFQLDSLRMIVVSHQ; this is encoded by the coding sequence ATGACATTTGCTTTGGGCCAACGCTGGATTAGCGATACGGAAAGTGATCTAGGTTTAGGAACCGTCGTTGCATTGGATGCTCGTACAGTAACGCTAATGTTTGCTGCATCAGAAGAGAATCGTGTTTATGCTCGTAGTGATGCGCCCGTAACTCGCGTGAGCTTCAATGTTGGTGACGTAGTAGAGAGCCAGCAAGGTTGGTCACTAAAAGTTGAGCAAGTGGTCGAGGAACAAGGACTACTGTCATACATTGGTACGCGTGAAGATAACGATGAAGAAGTTGTACTACGCGAAATCATGCTGAGTAACCAGATTCGTTTTAATAAGCCTCAAGATAAGTTGTACGCTGGTCAAATCGACCGTATGGACAACTTTGTGTTGCGTTACCGTGCACTAAAAAATCAGTACGAACAACATAAGAGCCCAATGCGTGGTCTCTGTGGTATGCGTGCAGGTTTGATCCCTCACCAGTTGTACATTGCTCACGAAGTTGGTCGTCGTCACGCACCACGCGTACTGTTGGCTGATGAAGTAGGTCTAGGTAAGACTATCGAAGCGGGCATGATCATTCACCAACAAGTATTGGCGGGTCGTGCTGAGCGTATCCTTATCGTGGTACCTGAAACACTGCAACACCAATGGTTAGTTGAGATGATGCGTCGCTTTAACCTGCACTTCTCAATCTTTGATGAAGAGCGCTGCATTGAAGCGTTTGCTGAGTCGGATAACCCATTTGATACCCAGCAATATGTGTTGTGTTCACTCGATTTCCTACGTAAGAGTCGTAAGCGCTACGAGCAAGCATTAGAAGGTGAGTGGGATCTACTGGTTGTCGATGAAGCGCACCACCTAGAGTGGAGCCAAGATAAACCAAGCCGCGAATACCAAGTGGTTGAAGGTTTAGCTGAACGTACCCCTGGTGTCCTACTGCTAACCGCAACGCCAGAGCAATTGGGTCGCGAGAGTCACTTTGCTCGTCTGCGCCTGTTGGATTCAGACCGTTTCTACGATTACCAAGCATTTGTTAAAGAAGAAGAACAATACGCACCAGTAGCAGATTCTGTCAGCATGTTGTTCTCTGGTCAGCCGTTGCCTGATGACGCGAAAAACCAAATTACTGAGCTACTATCTGAGCAAGATGTTGAACCGCTATTCCGCATTATTGAAAGCAATAGTGATGAAGCCGATAAAGCGGCCGCTCGCCAAGAGTTGATTGATAACCTAATGGATCGCCATGGTACTGGTCGTGTGTTGTTCCGTAATACACGTGCGGCAATCAAAGGTTTCCCAACTCGTAACGTGCACCTATTGCCAATGGCAATCCCACAGCAATACACCACGTCGATGCGTGTTGCGGGTATGATCGGCGGTAAGATGAGCCCAGAGGCTCGCGCGCTGAAAAACCTTTACCCAGAAGAGATTTTCCAAGAGTTTGAAGGTGAAGACTCAAGCTGGTGGCAATTTGACTCTCGTGTGAACTGGTTACTTGAGAAAATCAAAGATAAACGTAGCGAGAAAATTTTGGTGATCGCATCGCGTGCCAGCACTGCACTGCAACTCGAGCAAGCGCTGCGTGAGCGTGAAGGTATCCGTGCGACTGTATTCCACGAAGGTATGTCGATTCTAGAGCGTGACAAAGCGGCGGCTTACTTTGCTCAAGAAGAGGGCGGTGCTCAGGTACTTATCTGTAGCGAAATCGGCTCGGAAGGTCGTAACTTCCAGTTCGCTAACCAACTGGTGATGTTCGATTTACCATTCAACCCAGACTTACTTGAACAGCGTATTGGTCGTTTGGATCGTATCGGTCAAAACCGCGATATCGATATCCATGTGCCGTACCTAGAAGGGACCTCGCAAGCGATTCTAGCGCGTTGGTTTGATGAAGGCCTAAACGCATTTGCGGAAACCTGTCCAACGGGGCGTTCGGTGTATGATCGTTTCTCAGACCGTTTGATTGAAATCTTGGCGTCTGGTAGCAGTGAAGGTTTAGATGAGGTGATTGAAGAATCAGCTCAAATGAACAAAGAGCTGAAAGCGCAACTTGAGCAAGGTCGCGACCGCCTATTAGAGATGCACTCTAACGGTGGTGAACGTGCTCAAGAAATCGTTGAGAAAATCTCAGCAACCGACGGTGATACCAATCTAGTCACGTTCGCATTAAGCCTATTTGACACCATTGGTTTGGACCAAGATGACAAAGGTGAAAATGCGCTAGTCGTGACGCCATCTGATCATATGATGGTGCCAAGCTATCCAGGTTTACCATACGAAGGCGCCACGATTACTTTCGATCGTGAGACGGCGCTTTCGCGAGAAGATATGCACTTTATCAGTTGGGAGCACCCGATGATCCAAGGTGGTATTGATCTACTGATGAGTGAAGGGGTGGGTACCGCAGCGGTATCGCTATTGAAAAACAAAGCGCTACCGGTTGGCACTATGCTACTTGAGCTTGTTTACAAGGTTGATGCGCAAGCGCCGAAACGCAGTGGTATCAGCCGCTTCTTGCCACAAACTCCAATTCGTATGATGTTGGATGGCAAAGGTAATGATCTGTCTGAGCAGGTAGAGTTTGAGAGTTTCAACCGTCAATTGAGCCCTGTTGGTCGTCATATTGCGGCGAAATTGGTGACTTCAGTGCAAGCGCAGGTGCATCAGCTAATTGGTGCTGGTGACAAACTGGTTGAGAGTAAGGTAGAAGCAATTCGAGCCCAAGCTCAACAAGAGATGCAAGTTAGCCTTAACGGTGAGCTAGAGCGTCTACAAGCACTGAAGGCGGTTAACCCGAACATTCGTGATGAAGAAATTGACGCGATTGATGCTCAAATCAAAGAGCTAACAGGCTACATCAGCAAAGCGCAGTTCCAACTAGACTCACTACGTATGATCGTGGTTTCTCACCAATAA